The nucleotide window CGACAGTCCGGCGTCGCCGCTCAGCCGGATCGAGCTGCACCAGACGCTCAGCTGAAGCCTCAAGGCTGACCGTCGCCAACACCAGGTCGTAGCTCACTGCGGCACTCCAAAGTCAGAGCGACGGAAAAGAGGAACAAGAGTCTTCCCCTTTTCACCAAGAACTCCCCCATTTTTCACAGCGACAGATGAAGCCGGAGTGCGGCGTCCAGACGAGTCATCAAGGTGGCAGGCACCTGACCTACTGAGGCCTTGCTCAACCGCGCAAAGCTAACCGTACGAATCTGCTCAGCCTGGGCTTTGCTGTCCTGCTCAAGGCCCGTCTCCTCTGCCAGAAGCAGCACCTGAAAGTCGTAAACGCGGGTGACGTTACTGGTCAGCGGCACGATGGTCACCGCGCCTGCACCGAGCCGGGCCACCGTGCGGTTGAGGCTGTCGGCACTGACGATGACCACCAGGCGGTGTTTGTTCGCTCCACCAGACCGGGCCGCACCAAGATCGGCGACATAAATGTCACCGCGCCGCATCGTGGCCCTCGAGTCCGTCGCTTACAGCCACGTCCCAGACTTCCGCTTCGCCACTCTCATCCCACTCGGTCAACGCCTGCGCGTACTGAGCTTCGAGGGATTGGTCACGCAGCAACATGATGGCCCGAGCCACCACTTCGGATTTGGAACGAACCTGATGGCTCTCCTGATACTGCACCAGAAAATCCAGCAGCGGCTGCTCCAAACTCACGCTGATCTTGCCTATCGTCATGAAGAAAGTTTAGCAGAAAGTAGGTAGGAAGATTGGTAGGAATTATTTTGGGTAGAAGCCCCAACTTTCCAGCACAAGCTCAATAAACGACATAAGTGGAATTATGTACGGAAATCTGATGACAACTTGATCGCGTTCATTGAGAGGCCGTCTTTCAAAGGGAAGGCCAATCAGAGCCACCGCCGAATGGGGAGAGCAAGCCAAATGTTGGAACGAGGCTGAGAGGTCAAAGAAATATTTACCTAGGTAAGTATTTATATAGTCAAATAGCAACTCCGTGCTGCCGTTCGGATTCTTCTCTTATTAATTCAGCGGCCACCGCCCGGAGGCTTCTCTGGATCCAACAGTTGAAGTGACTGTGCCACTCCTACCTCTTATAAATATTAAAATAGATAGGTAAATATAAATTTAGACAAATAGATATTTATTCTGTTACGATGTGTGAATGAAGACTATCGCTGTACTCTCCCTCAAAGGAGGAGTGGGCAAGACGACCACCAGCGTCTACCTCGCCGCCGTCGCTGTCGCCGCTGGCCATTCCGTGACCATCATCGATGCTGACAGCGAACACAGCGCCCACCGCTGGTCGTCACATGCCCAGTTGCCATTTGACGTGATCGAGGGCGATCCGGACCGACTCGCCCGTCAGGTCAGGGCGGCACAGGTGGGTAATCAGTTGGTCATCATCGACACGCCGCCCAACTCCAGGGAACTCTTACTGCGTGCGGCCAGTCTCGCAGACATTGCCCTTGTCCCTGTTGCCCCCACGGGTTTAGAAATCGACCGCTTGCGCCCAACCCTCGAGCTGCTCGCGGATATTCAGGCCCAGCGTGAAGCGCTTGACGTCGCTATCTTACTGACCCGCTACAACCCACGGCGGCGGCTTGCCAGGGAAGCCGAGGAGGCCCTCATTGGACTGCCTGTCCTGACCACCCGCATCCGGGAACTTGAGGCTTACAAGGCAGCGTTCGGTGCTGGACCCACGGACCTTGATGAATACGCTGCCGTATGGAAGGAGTTGATGGAATGACCAGCAAGAGACCCAAGCTCGGCGCAGTTTTTTCGGGCGATTCACCCCCCAGATCACCGACCGAACTTCCAGCCGCACGGACGGTTCTACCTACCGATGAATCCGCTACGTTGGAACGCGTTGTGCAGCTGAATGTAGCTGTTCCAGAATCTCTCCGTAGACAGGTGAAGATCAAAGCGCTCCAGAGCGGGAAGGACATGAATACCATCCTCCGGGAGATCCTCACGGCTTGGGTAGAGGAGTAAATAGATAGATATCTATCTATTCATATAGGTAGTATTGTCTTGTGACTTTTGCCGGTCATGCGCGGCAAAGACTTCCCGCATCTAGACCCACCCAACAGCGGTGCATCGACGAAATAAGCCCCCCGCTCATCAGATGGGCTGGAGTCGGCTACGTAGCTCGTTCAAATACTCTTGCATGCGCAGTTCCGCCATCGCTGCGGCGGCCTGGTCTCGCTCCTGCATGGCGTTTAGGACACCTGCACGGCAACGCTCCTC belongs to Deinococcus detaillensis and includes:
- a CDS encoding ParA family protein; translation: MKTIAVLSLKGGVGKTTTSVYLAAVAVAAGHSVTIIDADSEHSAHRWSSHAQLPFDVIEGDPDRLARQVRAAQVGNQLVIIDTPPNSRELLLRAASLADIALVPVAPTGLEIDRLRPTLELLADIQAQREALDVAILLTRYNPRRRLAREAEEALIGLPVLTTRIRELEAYKAAFGAGPTDLDEYAAVWKELME
- a CDS encoding type II toxin-antitoxin system PemK/MazF family toxin, whose product is MRRGDIYVADLGAARSGGANKHRLVVIVSADSLNRTVARLGAGAVTIVPLTSNVTRVYDFQVLLLAEETGLEQDSKAQAEQIRTVSFARLSKASVGQVPATLMTRLDAALRLHLSL
- a CDS encoding antitoxin: MTIGKISVSLEQPLLDFLVQYQESHQVRSKSEVVARAIMLLRDQSLEAQYAQALTEWDESGEAEVWDVAVSDGLEGHDAAR